Genomic window (Methyloprofundus sp.):
GCTACTACCAGGTTGTAAGGCAGTTAATTCTATTTCACCCAAACCAGCTAATGGACCGCTGTTCATCCAGCGCAAATCATTAGCAATTTTCATTAGGCTGACGGCAATGGTTTTTAATTGTCCGGAGAGTTCAACGATGGCATCTTGGCAACTTAAACTTTCAAATAAAGAGTCGTTTGCTACAAATTTTACTTCTGCGACATTACTAAGTGTTTGTGCAAATTTATCGGAAAATTCAGGATGTGCATTAATACCAGTACCGACTGCTGTACCACCTTGGGCGATTTTTTGCACTCTTGCCAAAGCACTTTGCACACGATCTATACCGTTTCTAATTTGTAAGGCCCAAGCACCTAATTCTTGTTCTAAAGTCATCGGCATTGCATCCATCAAATGGGTGCGCCCTGTTTTAGTATAGGCACTGCATGCGGCGGCTTTGGTTTCAATGTTGGTCGCTAGGTGATTTAATGCGGGTAATAGTTGGCGATGACACTCTAAAGCTGCACTGACATGAATTGCAGTCGGGATAACATCATTACTGCTTTGCCCCATATTAACGTGGTCATTAGCACTAATAGGTTGTGCGCTGATTGCAGCTGCGAGGTTTGCCAACACTTCATTCATATTCATATTGGTACTAGTACCAGAGCCTGTTTGAAATATATCCACAGGAAATTGTTCTGCATGTTCTCCTTGAATAATTTGCTCGGCTGCTTGCTGAATCGCTGCACCTTTTACAGCATCTAATAACCCTAAATTCATATTGACGGTGGCAGCAGTTTGCTTGATTAAGGCAACTGTTTTAATAAATGCAGGGGGGAGGGTTAAACCACTAATCGGGAAATTATTAATGGCGCGTTGTGTTTGGGCTCCATATAAAGCATTGCTAGGAACTTGCAGTTCCCCCATGCTGTCCTGCTCTGTTCTAAAAGTTGTCTTCATTATTTAGTGTTCCTATTAAATGCCATACTGTTGCTGATATTCTTTAATGGCTTCAATATTCAAAGTATAATATTTATCCGTTTGAATGAAATCGATAATATTTTGCAATGAAATAATGGAAACCACCGGCATATCAAAACGATGACTGACTTCTTGAATAGCAGAAATATCATTTTCGCCTTTTTCTTGTCTGTCTAAGGCAATTAATACCCCTGCTGGGGTTGCGCCTGCAGCTTCAATGATCACCACTGATTCACGAACCGAAGTACCTGCGGTAATCACATCATCTAAAATAAGTACATTACCTTGTAACGGGGCACCGACTAAATGCCCACCTTCGCCATGATCTTTGGCTTCTTTACGATTAAAGGCAAAAGGAATATCGCTTTTTTGCATTTGTGCATAAGCAATCGAAGCAGCACTAACGAGAGGGATACCTTTATAAGCAGGGCCATATAAGATATCGACATCGATTTTGGAATGGATCAGAGCTTGTGCATAAAACTGGCCGAGTTTGGCTAATTTTGCACCGCTATCAAATAAGCCAGTATTAAAAAAATAAGGACTAGTACGACCTGATTTCAATGAGAAACTGCCAAATTTTAAAACTCCGCAATCTAATGAATATTGAATAAACTGTTTTTGATAATCGAGCATTACTTATACCGCGTTTAGGAAATTTTCTAAAATATTATCCAGAAAGTGCCAACCTTTTTCTGAACAAAGATAATGTTGTTGCTGCTCTAGCAATAAGCCTTGTTGGATACATTTGGCTAATGCCGGCTGCAAAGAGTCAAGCTCCAAGCCTGTTCTTTGCCTATAGTTTACAAGACTAAAGCCGCCTTTTAAACGTAAATGATTCATAACAAACTCTAAAGCCAAATCATTAACGGCAATAGCTTGTTGGGTACGATCATTTTGTTGCTGCCGTAGGTATTGCTCTGGCTGTTTGGGCTTTAAGGTGCGTACAATTTTATTGGGTAATGCTTGAGTTATTTTGCCATGAGCACCTGCACCTATTCCCAAATAATCACCAAAGGACCAGTAATTGATATTGTGCTGACATTGTTTGCCTGCTTGTGCATAAGCAGATATTTCATATTGTGCATAACCGTGCTCAGCCAATATTTTTTGGCAGGCTAATTGTTCTGTATAAATAAGTTCATCATCAGGTAATACGGGGGGATATTTGTGAAAATAGGTGTTGGGTTCAACGGTGAGTTGGTAAAAAGAAATATGGCTGGGAGCCAATGCCAAGGCTTGCTCAACATCGTGCTCACTATCATGTCCTGAGTCATTTGGTAAACCAAACATCAAATCCAGATTAAAATTATCAAAACCTACTTGTTTGGCCATCTGTACGGCACCAATGGCTTCGCTAGCAGAGTGTACACGTCCTAAACGTTTTAGGTGCTGATCATGAAAGCTCTGTACGCCGACGGATAAGCGACTAATGCCTATTTCTCGGTAGGCAGCAAATTTAGCACTTTCAAAGGTGCCTGGGTTGGCTTCTAAAGTAATTTCTATATTGTCAGCAAAATGTATATGTTGCTGGATGCCTAATAATAAACGTTGTATTTGTGCCGCAGAAAATAGGCTGGGGGTACCACCGCCCATAAAAATACTTTGGATAGGGCGCGTTTCCTGAAAGAACTTTACGTCTTGTGCTAAATCATTGAGCAAGGCATCTATATAAGTATCTTCGGGTAAAGTGCCAGTGACTGCATGTGAGTTAAAGTCACAATAAGGGCATTTTTGGATGCACCATGGGAAATGTATATAAAGGCTGAGTGGAATGGCGGGAGTAACGTGTTGCATAGTGGCAGGTATTTAATTTAGATAACTGCGGCTATTTTACAGTAGTTATGGGTAGGTCTGGATGGATTGTAGAATACCAGGCCAGATTTCAGTCCAGCAACAATGGTGATCAAAATCATTAAATACCAATAATTCTGCAGCAAATTGTTTATCCACAAAAGCTTTAATTTGTTGGGTGGGAATATTTTTATCTTTGCCCCCTGCTAAATGTAATTGCCAAATATTGTTGGCAATAGGTTGTCCCTGTATAGGGTTTAATGAAGTAGTTAGTGGCGAATAACCATGATACTCAGTCCAGGCAGTGATATCTAAGTTAGCTGCAATGGTAATAATACCGTGTATATTGTTTAAGTACTCAGTGAGTAGGGTCGCAATGGTTCCGCCACCACTAAAACCAATTAATACCAGTTGTTGGGCTTGATATTGCTTGCTGAGTTTATTGATAGCAGTCGCCATGGCACTAATGACCTCGGGAGCATAACGCTGACTGGTCCACAATGTATTGGTGCAGGGAGTATCGGCAATAAGCCCATGATAACAAGGCCGGCCTAAAAATAGTGCAGCCTGATTATCTTGCTGCATCAGCTTTAAAATCAAGGTATTTCTAGGTGTTGGGTTAGTTGCAATCCAACGATGCCCAATCCAAGGGGAGCCATCGCCCCCCAGGTAGATATGTAAACTGCCAGTCTGATCCTGTACTAATGCATTACTATAAACCCTATGTTTAAAGTGTGAGCCTTGCACAATATTTTGGCTAAATCCATATGCTTTTGCTTGTTTGG
Coding sequences:
- a CDS encoding orotate phosphoribosyltransferase — encoded protein: MLDYQKQFIQYSLDCGVLKFGSFSLKSGRTSPYFFNTGLFDSGAKLAKLGQFYAQALIHSKIDVDILYGPAYKGIPLVSAASIAYAQMQKSDIPFAFNRKEAKDHGEGGHLVGAPLQGNVLILDDVITAGTSVRESVVIIEAAGATPAGVLIALDRQEKGENDISAIQEVSHRFDMPVVSIISLQNIIDFIQTDKYYTLNIEAIKEYQQQYGI
- a CDS encoding fumarate hydratase, class II, which codes for MKTTFRTEQDSMGELQVPSNALYGAQTQRAINNFPISGLTLPPAFIKTVALIKQTAATVNMNLGLLDAVKGAAIQQAAEQIIQGEHAEQFPVDIFQTGSGTSTNMNMNEVLANLAAAISAQPISANDHVNMGQSSNDVIPTAIHVSAALECHRQLLPALNHLATNIETKAAACSAYTKTGRTHLMDAMPMTLEQELGAWALQIRNGIDRVQSALARVQKIAQGGTAVGTGINAHPEFSDKFAQTLSNVAEVKFVANDSLFESLSCQDAIVELSGQLKTIAVSLMKIANDLRWMNSGPLAGLGEIELTALQPGSSIMPGKVNPVLPEATAMVAAQVIGNDATITVAGQSGTFQLNVMLPVIAYNILQSIDIISKVSIELADHAIADFTVRADNLQTTLSRNPILVTALNPIIGYAKAAEIAKAAYKQGRPIIDVAAEMTDISHAELEKLLEPQQLAAGGIQQ